One Brumimicrobium sp. DNA window includes the following coding sequences:
- a CDS encoding sulfatase-like hydrolase/transferase — translation MKKTIPTYLLSALIVLILVWSSGFYLANSIHYIENPWEIWGVGVLNSLFAIGLISILFFPLHFLKTLSLPFKAFIHFILCSILLFELSSIFFFLITLTPIDSTVFEFNGEQIGIIYKSYFTVKWYYFLLPTPILLYFLFLRLLERPSKSWMIYFFLFIGGVSFFFQQQIRIDSGSYRGLSENKTIYFINSILNKDEINNDLTLDDIRLYQQTINHHLVNTDYPLYHPNDNKNTLAPFFNLGDTPPNIVYIIVESLSSSFSGLHADEISYTPFLDSLAKHSLYFENSLATAERSFASLPSVLGSLPHGPKGFINTLAGYPTNKTPISWFLQNGYTGNFYYGGYAHFDYMDLFIDNQGFKNIYDKSEYNYEGTGKTTSVDSIPFGIPDRALFQDIIEKEKHTQKSSPYIDVLITLSMHYPYIVENPNYYYEKVQASIQKSNAPSNIKKKHQKYIAEFATFLYTDDALKMYFKEREKLASHQNTIYVILGDHMFGDIPQTNPIEKYRSVLMIYSPLLNRTKNILGVNSHLDIGPSLYQLIQQKYKLPKLDSVSWLGNSLDTSATFQSKCDVAFMRNDRIIKDMLHNEYFYSEGDLYKISNRLHLSKVTNLDEITHYKNLLKSSDLIHKEVVTQNILIPRDIDYSLKKEQTRSLTIHEEKEFYNVLDDILKESYKELSFELNLVFSGDYAKLTPENAPNLVYTIKRGDSTIFWNTLEWLPKDMHQTNKKSIQFYIKNNLQLQLTKDDKILIYFWDNKRKVSNYNINATLKFSAL, via the coding sequence ATGAAAAAAACTATACCTACATATTTACTATCTGCTTTGATTGTTTTAATACTTGTATGGAGTAGTGGGTTCTACCTAGCAAATTCGATACATTATATTGAAAACCCATGGGAGATATGGGGAGTAGGTGTTCTAAATTCTCTTTTTGCTATTGGTTTAATAAGCATCTTATTTTTTCCTCTTCATTTCTTAAAAACACTCTCTCTTCCATTTAAAGCTTTTATTCATTTTATACTATGCTCTATTCTACTATTCGAATTAAGTTCCATTTTTTTCTTTCTTATCACACTCACTCCTATAGATTCAACTGTTTTTGAATTCAATGGCGAACAAATTGGTATCATCTACAAAAGTTACTTTACTGTCAAATGGTATTACTTCTTATTACCAACTCCTATCCTACTCTATTTCTTGTTTTTGAGATTATTAGAAAGACCTAGCAAATCATGGATGATATATTTCTTCCTATTTATAGGAGGCGTTTCTTTTTTCTTTCAACAGCAAATTAGAATAGATAGTGGAAGTTATAGAGGTCTCTCAGAGAATAAAACCATTTATTTTATAAATTCAATACTTAACAAAGATGAAATAAATAATGACTTAACTCTTGATGACATACGTTTGTATCAACAAACTATTAATCATCATCTCGTCAACACTGATTATCCTCTTTATCATCCAAACGACAATAAGAACACCTTAGCTCCATTCTTTAATCTAGGGGATACTCCACCTAATATTGTGTATATTATAGTTGAAAGTCTTTCTTCATCTTTTAGTGGATTACACGCAGATGAAATCAGTTATACCCCTTTCTTAGATTCCCTAGCAAAGCATAGTCTTTATTTCGAGAATTCTTTAGCTACTGCAGAACGATCCTTTGCTTCCCTTCCTAGTGTTTTAGGTAGTTTACCACATGGTCCAAAAGGCTTCATAAATACTCTAGCAGGGTATCCGACTAATAAAACGCCTATTTCTTGGTTTTTACAGAATGGATACACAGGCAATTTCTATTATGGAGGCTACGCCCATTTTGATTACATGGATTTATTCATAGATAATCAAGGATTTAAAAATATCTACGACAAATCTGAATACAACTACGAAGGAACAGGGAAAACAACTAGCGTAGATTCTATTCCTTTTGGAATTCCAGACAGAGCCTTATTTCAAGATATTATAGAAAAAGAAAAACATACACAAAAATCTTCACCCTATATTGATGTGTTAATTACACTATCCATGCATTATCCATATATAGTAGAAAATCCCAATTATTACTATGAAAAGGTACAAGCTAGCATACAAAAGTCTAATGCTCCATCTAATATAAAAAAGAAACACCAGAAGTATATTGCAGAATTTGCTACCTTCTTATACACAGATGACGCACTCAAAATGTATTTTAAAGAACGTGAAAAATTAGCTAGTCATCAAAATACCATTTACGTTATTTTAGGAGACCACATGTTTGGCGATATTCCACAAACAAATCCCATAGAAAAGTATCGTTCAGTTCTCATGATATATTCTCCTTTATTAAACCGTACAAAAAATATTCTCGGTGTAAATTCTCATTTAGACATCGGACCATCTCTTTACCAGCTCATACAACAGAAATATAAACTCCCAAAATTAGATTCTGTCAGCTGGCTAGGAAACTCTTTAGATACATCTGCAACTTTTCAATCAAAATGCGATGTAGCATTTATGCGCAACGATCGGATAATCAAAGACATGCTACACAATGAATATTTCTATTCTGAGGGAGATTTATATAAGATTAGCAATAGACTCCATTTATCAAAAGTCACAAATTTGGATGAAATCACTCACTACAAAAATCTCTTAAAAAGCTCCGATCTTATCCATAAAGAGGTAGTAACTCAAAACATACTCATCCCAAGAGATATAGATTATTCACTCAAAAAGGAGCAAACAAGATCTCTTACCATACATGAAGAAAAAGAATTTTATAATGTACTAGATGACATTTTAAAAGAGTCATACAAAGAACTCTCTTTTGAGTTAAATTTAGTGTTTTCTGGAGATTATGCCAAACTCACCCCAGAAAATGCACCTAACTTAGTCTATACCATAAAGCGTGGAGACTCAACTATTTTTTGGAATACACTAGAATGGTTGCCTAAGGATATGCATCAAACGAATAAAAAATCAATCCAATTCTACATAAAAAACAACCTTCAATTACAATTAACTAAAGATGATAAAATATTGATTTACTTTTGGGATAATAAAAGAAAAGTTTCTAATTATAATATAAATGCTACACTAAAGTTTTCAGCGCTTTAG
- the sppA gene encoding signal peptide peptidase SppA yields the protein MSATNKVRVSFWRVFWPSLIAGCVLILLFFILFTSVIGSLMKSKPTYEVKNKTILHMKLDGAIGEISQNEVNFTGLGVDSKTGLADILYGLEKAADDDHVKGIYIELGSPSCGLATATAIRDAIHQFEEKSGKFVIAYHKGESVSLKQYYIASAATKNYAFPTTNFEFLGLGAELMFYKGLFDKLGLEMQVVRGKDNAFKSAVEPYFLSEMSDSSRLQISVYMNNLWTAIKKNISEDRGISLDELDNIANNALVRRMDQALEHKLIDSVLYRDEVLQILADKVGAKDFKDLNLSNFEKYAQAKFENQQELAHAKTANVAVIIAEGEITVDGNQMASNRLTKLIREARKDKNIKTIVLRINSPGGSALASEEIWREVKLANDEKKVVVSMGDVAASGGYYISTPSSKVFAEKTTITGSIGVFGVIPFTGKMLEEKLGITFDRVSTNPHAVLSLNKKFTPEEFEMIQEEVNSTYSLFLQRVADGRKTTPDQINKVARGRVWTGVDALRIGLVDTLGSLQDAIDFAVKQAGIEDPSVRYYPKVKKDIWMEMVDIINSDDEDDVKAQKTIVPQEISNLYYQVKRLENLSGVQARMPYEINW from the coding sequence ATGAGCGCAACTAACAAAGTTAGGGTTTCTTTTTGGCGAGTTTTTTGGCCAAGTTTAATCGCAGGATGTGTTCTCATCCTACTATTTTTTATTCTATTTACTTCAGTAATAGGTTCTTTAATGAAAAGTAAACCTACTTATGAAGTGAAAAACAAAACAATTCTCCACATGAAATTAGATGGAGCAATAGGAGAAATTAGTCAGAATGAAGTGAATTTCACAGGATTAGGTGTCGATTCAAAAACTGGATTAGCTGATATTCTTTATGGTTTGGAAAAAGCAGCAGATGATGATCATGTAAAAGGAATCTACATTGAACTTGGGAGTCCTTCTTGTGGATTAGCTACAGCAACTGCTATCCGAGATGCAATTCATCAATTTGAAGAGAAATCAGGTAAATTTGTAATTGCTTATCATAAAGGAGAATCTGTAAGTCTAAAGCAATATTATATTGCCTCTGCAGCAACTAAAAATTATGCGTTTCCTACCACAAATTTTGAGTTCTTAGGATTAGGAGCCGAGCTTATGTTCTACAAAGGCCTTTTTGATAAATTAGGCTTAGAAATGCAGGTAGTGAGAGGAAAAGATAATGCTTTTAAAAGTGCGGTTGAGCCTTATTTTCTCTCAGAGATGAGTGATTCGAGTAGATTACAGATTTCTGTCTATATGAATAATTTATGGACTGCCATCAAAAAGAATATCAGTGAAGATAGAGGGATTTCTCTTGATGAATTGGACAATATAGCTAACAATGCACTTGTACGCCGTATGGACCAAGCTCTAGAGCACAAACTTATAGACAGTGTTTTATATAGAGATGAAGTACTTCAGATATTAGCTGATAAAGTAGGAGCTAAAGATTTCAAAGATTTAAATCTTTCAAATTTTGAAAAATATGCTCAAGCAAAATTTGAGAATCAGCAGGAACTGGCTCATGCAAAAACTGCCAATGTAGCTGTAATCATTGCCGAAGGTGAGATTACTGTGGATGGTAATCAGATGGCTAGTAATCGTTTAACAAAATTGATTCGTGAGGCTAGAAAAGACAAAAACATCAAAACAATTGTGCTACGCATTAATTCTCCTGGAGGTAGTGCACTAGCAAGCGAGGAGATTTGGAGAGAAGTAAAGTTAGCTAACGATGAAAAGAAAGTAGTGGTTTCTATGGGAGATGTAGCTGCATCTGGTGGTTATTACATTTCCACTCCAAGTTCCAAAGTATTTGCTGAAAAAACTACTATTACTGGTTCTATCGGTGTATTTGGAGTTATTCCTTTTACAGGTAAAATGCTAGAAGAAAAATTGGGAATCACTTTTGACAGAGTATCCACAAATCCTCATGCTGTACTTTCTCTTAATAAAAAATTCACTCCTGAAGAGTTCGAGATGATTCAGGAGGAGGTGAATTCTACCTATTCTTTATTTCTGCAACGCGTAGCAGATGGAAGGAAAACTACTCCAGATCAAATAAATAAGGTTGCTCGCGGAAGGGTATGGACGGGAGTTGATGCATTGCGTATCGGACTCGTGGATACACTTGGTAGTTTACAGGATGCTATTGATTTTGCTGTTAAACAAGCTGGAATTGAGGACCCTTCTGTTCGCTATTATCCTAAAGTAAAAAAAGATATATGGATGGAAATGGTTGATATAATCAATAGTGATGATGAAGACGATGTAAAAGCTCAAAAAACTATAGTTCCTCAAGAAATATCGAATCTATATTATCAAGTAAAACGTTTGGAAAATCTTTCTGGAGTTCAGGCAAGAATGCCGTATGAGATAAATTGGTAA
- the folK gene encoding 2-amino-4-hydroxy-6-hydroxymethyldihydropteridine diphosphokinase: MRYRRDINSENSQTLIFSLGSNLGNKEKNIRNAIELLRMEFGSEDACSSFYETEPWGFQADSTFINCCIVFQSNLDPFHVLERIQIIEKKLGRTQKTLEGQYESRLIDVDIIYYGDKIVNDSQLNIPHPLLYQRDFVLIPLAEILPNFIDPIRKISIAQIKENQRKKYELVQKILRNI; the protein is encoded by the coding sequence ATGAGGTATAGAAGGGATATAAATAGTGAAAATTCTCAAACGCTTATTTTTAGTTTAGGAAGTAATCTCGGAAATAAGGAAAAAAATATACGAAATGCTATCGAGTTATTACGAATGGAATTTGGTAGTGAAGATGCCTGCTCTTCATTCTATGAAACAGAACCGTGGGGATTTCAAGCGGATTCTACTTTCATTAATTGCTGCATTGTGTTTCAAAGTAACCTTGATCCTTTCCATGTATTAGAAAGAATTCAAATTATAGAAAAGAAACTAGGAAGAACTCAGAAAACTTTGGAAGGGCAATATGAATCACGTTTAATAGATGTTGATATAATTTATTATGGGGATAAAATTGTGAATGACTCGCAATTAAATATTCCTCATCCTTTATTGTATCAAAGAGATTTTGTGTTAATCCCTTTAGCTGAAATTCTCCCTAACTTTATAGATCCTATTCGAAAAATATCAATTGCTCAAATAAAGGAAAATCAACGCAAAAAATATGAATTAGTACAAAAAATACTAAGAAATATTTGA
- a CDS encoding transposase, producing the protein MDKSKNQYIKRTQKDYSMSFKLAVVKEVESGEISTEAVMRKYGIQSHSTILNWRRKFGIFDLKNSSNSIFMKTPQQRIQELEQKLRLLESKNDFLEEQLMKAEDKAYILDKLIDIAEKEYMLPVRKNSFPDQSKKQTKKGKGQ; encoded by the coding sequence ATGGATAAATCTAAAAATCAGTACATTAAACGTACACAAAAAGATTACAGCATGTCTTTTAAATTAGCTGTAGTTAAAGAAGTTGAAAGCGGAGAAATTAGTACCGAAGCAGTAATGCGAAAGTACGGTATACAATCTCATAGTACAATTTTAAATTGGAGAAGGAAATTTGGTATCTTTGATTTAAAAAACAGTTCTAATTCTATATTTATGAAAACACCACAACAAAGAATCCAAGAGTTAGAGCAGAAATTACGGTTATTGGAATCAAAGAATGATTTCTTAGAGGAACAATTAATGAAAGCCGAGGATAAAGCTTATATTTTGGATAAGCTTATAGACATAGCAGAAAAAGAATATATGCTTCCTGTAAGAAAAAACTCCTTCCCCGATCAATCAAAGAAACAAACAAAGAAAGGCAAAGGTCAATAG
- a CDS encoding IS3 family transposase — protein sequence MVGINRQYYYRSFWLINEKREVASQVIEMVNNVRIKMPRIGTKKLYFLLKEELKGLHVGRDKLFDILRANHMLVIPRKNYHITTNSHHRFHKYKNIVENLEITKPEQVWVSDITYIEGRGNGYLALVTDAYSKRIMGYDLSNSLATEGALRALKMACKNRIYKNHPLIHHSDRGIQYCSNKYQECLKRKNIRPSMTESYDPYANAVAERVNGILKDEFLLENYKADIQTMKKIVKESIEIYNNQRPHLSCELLTPSKMHMQRTIKRKTYKKTSVKLASQKF from the coding sequence TTGGTCGGGATAAATAGACAATACTATTATCGTAGTTTCTGGCTTATAAATGAAAAACGAGAAGTCGCTAGCCAAGTTATTGAAATGGTTAATAATGTACGTATAAAAATGCCTAGAATAGGTACTAAGAAGCTTTATTTTCTTTTAAAAGAAGAATTAAAAGGTCTTCATGTGGGTAGAGATAAACTTTTTGATATTCTTAGAGCAAATCATATGTTAGTAATTCCAAGGAAAAACTATCATATCACAACTAATTCTCATCATCGATTTCATAAATATAAAAATATTGTAGAGAATTTAGAAATAACAAAACCAGAACAAGTATGGGTATCAGATATAACTTATATTGAAGGAAGAGGTAATGGTTATTTAGCTCTAGTAACGGATGCTTATTCAAAGAGGATAATGGGGTATGATTTATCAAATAGCCTTGCAACAGAAGGTGCTTTAAGAGCTCTTAAAATGGCCTGTAAAAATCGTATATATAAGAATCATCCTTTGATTCATCATTCTGATAGAGGAATACAATATTGTAGTAATAAATATCAAGAATGTCTTAAAAGGAAAAATATTCGACCTAGTATGACTGAAAGCTATGATCCGTATGCAAACGCGGTAGCTGAAAGAGTAAATGGAATATTAAAGGATGAGTTTTTATTGGAAAATTATAAAGCTGATATTCAAACAATGAAAAAAATTGTAAAAGAATCTATTGAAATCTATAATAACCAAAGACCACATCTGTCATGTGAATTGTTAACACCAAGTAAAATGCATATGCAAAGAACTATAAAAAGAAAAACTTATAAAAAAACTTCTGTGAAGCTAGCTTCACAGAAGTTTTAA
- a CDS encoding MBL fold metallo-hydrolase: protein MRIVKFIFNPIQENTYIVFDEQKNAVIIDPGCYFQEERDLLRNYISENQLNICAILNTHAHLDHVMGNAFMKREFGVDLYLHQADLPTLAMGEKSAQLYGMYQFEPSPLPDKYLEDKQKLQFGDMEFEVIFGPGHSPGHVAFYSSKDKLVINGDILFKGSYGRVDLPGGNFDVLKHTITQRMFLLPDDTVVYSGHGTETTIGDERMSNPILW from the coding sequence ATGAGAATTGTAAAATTCATATTCAATCCCATCCAAGAAAACACATATATTGTGTTTGACGAACAGAAGAATGCAGTAATTATAGATCCAGGTTGTTATTTTCAAGAGGAAAGAGATTTATTAAGGAATTACATCAGTGAAAATCAATTAAATATTTGCGCGATTCTTAATACCCATGCTCATTTAGACCATGTGATGGGAAATGCTTTTATGAAAAGAGAATTTGGTGTTGACTTATATCTTCATCAGGCTGATTTACCTACTTTAGCTATGGGAGAAAAGAGTGCACAATTATATGGCATGTATCAATTTGAACCATCTCCACTACCAGATAAATATCTTGAAGATAAACAAAAACTACAATTTGGCGACATGGAATTTGAAGTGATTTTTGGTCCTGGACACTCTCCAGGACATGTTGCTTTTTATAGTTCAAAAGACAAATTAGTAATTAATGGAGATATCCTTTTCAAGGGAAGTTATGGTAGAGTGGATTTGCCCGGGGGCAATTTTGATGTATTAAAACATACAATCACTCAAAGAATGTTTTTACTTCCGGACGATACTGTTGTATATAGCGGTCATGGCACAGAAACAACCATTGGTGATGAAAGAATGAGCAATCCAATACTTTGGTAG
- a CDS encoding amidohydrolase — MNIDVKSVVIAKSEELFEKVVGYRQHLHQYPELSYQEYNTMKFISEQLSQIGIPHQTGVAETGIVALIKGKHHSENQPCIGLRADIDALPIQELNEIPFASKNQGVMHACGHDVHTSILLGVAEILWELRENLPHPVKLIFQPGEEKNPGGAGLMIKADCLSNPPVMKMYALHADPDIEVGKVGTKEGLFMASCDEIYIDIIGKGGHGARPQQAVDSILVGAEIVTSLQKIVSRNCDPNIPCVLTFGHFEGLGATNVIPERVHLKGTFRTMNERWRAEALERIQKQSELIAQAHGAEAKVEISHGYPFLENDVTTTREFIQNAQNWLGAENVIPNMEMRMGSEDFSFYAQVVPVCFFRIGVRNKHAQRISGLHTATFNIDNQSLKIGMQLMTMNCII, encoded by the coding sequence ATGAATATCGATGTGAAATCCGTTGTTATTGCTAAGTCTGAAGAACTATTTGAGAAGGTTGTCGGATATAGGCAACACCTACATCAATACCCAGAATTATCTTATCAGGAATACAATACTATGAAATTTATTTCTGAACAATTATCTCAAATTGGAATCCCTCACCAAACAGGAGTAGCTGAAACTGGTATTGTAGCTTTGATTAAAGGAAAACATCACTCTGAAAATCAACCTTGTATTGGTTTAAGAGCAGATATAGATGCACTACCTATTCAAGAGTTAAATGAAATCCCTTTTGCTTCTAAGAATCAGGGTGTAATGCATGCTTGTGGGCATGATGTGCATACTTCTATACTTCTGGGAGTGGCTGAGATTTTATGGGAATTACGAGAAAACCTTCCGCATCCTGTTAAGTTGATATTTCAACCAGGAGAAGAGAAAAATCCAGGAGGAGCCGGTCTTATGATTAAGGCAGATTGTCTTTCAAATCCGCCTGTTATGAAGATGTATGCTTTACATGCGGATCCAGATATCGAAGTGGGAAAAGTGGGAACAAAAGAGGGGCTATTTATGGCTTCATGTGATGAAATATATATTGATATTATTGGTAAAGGAGGGCATGGAGCAAGACCACAACAAGCAGTTGATAGTATTCTAGTGGGTGCTGAAATAGTTACCTCCTTACAAAAAATAGTTAGTAGAAATTGTGACCCAAATATCCCTTGTGTTCTTACTTTTGGTCATTTTGAAGGATTGGGCGCAACAAATGTAATTCCAGAAAGAGTCCATCTCAAAGGCACGTTTAGAACAATGAATGAAAGGTGGAGAGCTGAGGCTTTAGAGAGAATACAGAAACAATCTGAATTAATTGCACAAGCACATGGAGCAGAGGCTAAGGTTGAAATTAGTCATGGTTATCCATTCTTGGAAAATGATGTAACTACTACACGAGAGTTTATTCAAAATGCTCAAAATTGGTTGGGAGCAGAAAATGTAATTCCCAATATGGAAATGCGTATGGGATCTGAAGACTTCTCGTTTTATGCACAAGTTGTTCCAGTTTGTTTTTTTAGAATTGGTGTTAGGAATAAACATGCTCAAAGAATATCAGGTTTACATACAGCTACTTTTAATATTGATAATCAATCTCTTAAAATAGGAATGCAATTAATGACAATGAATTGCATAATTTAG